The Trueperaceae bacterium genome has a window encoding:
- a CDS encoding WYL domain-containing protein: MGATQDSARWGIERRLEFIEFRLFWDGHVNRGDLMAAFGISINQASTDLNRYLGMAPGNMVYDKSARTYVRGDCFEPLFLKPDPASYLSQLRSISDGIVTQEETWIGQLPAFDTVRGPARGIDAGNLRTVLQAIHNKQAIEVEYQSLSGPAPRWRWIAPHAIAFDGFRWHARAYCFTDGCFKDFLLARILGIRDSRPSNVDPGQDADWHT; this comes from the coding sequence GTGGGGGCGACGCAGGACAGCGCTCGGTGGGGCATTGAGCGCCGGCTCGAGTTCATCGAGTTCCGGCTGTTCTGGGACGGCCATGTCAACCGCGGCGACCTGATGGCCGCCTTCGGGATCTCGATCAACCAGGCATCCACCGACCTGAACCGCTACCTCGGCATGGCGCCGGGCAACATGGTCTACGACAAGAGCGCCCGCACCTACGTCCGGGGCGACTGCTTCGAGCCCCTGTTTCTGAAACCGGACCCGGCCAGCTACCTGTCCCAATTGCGGTCGATCTCCGACGGCATCGTCACGCAGGAGGAAACCTGGATCGGCCAGCTGCCGGCCTTCGACACGGTGCGCGGCCCTGCCCGTGGTATCGATGCCGGCAACCTGCGCACCGTGCTCCAAGCCATTCACAACAAACAGGCCATCGAAGTCGAATACCAGTCCCTTTCCGGCCCCGCTCCTCGCTGGCGCTGGATCGCGCCGCATGCCATCGCGTTCGACGGTTTCCGCTGGCATGCCCGGGCGTACTGCTTCACCGACGGCTGCTTCAAGGACTTCCTGCTGGCGCGCATTCTCGGCATCCGGGACAGCCGCCCCAGTAATGTGGATCCCGGCCAGGATGCCGACTGGCACAC
- a CDS encoding EVE domain-containing protein produces the protein MARAWLIKNEPDCYSFDDLLRDGKVQWDGVRNYQARNYMRDEMRPGDQVLYYHSSTAEPAVVGLAEVASEPYPDPTQFDPTSEYYDPKATPDSPRWHLVEFRPVRRLPRPVTLAEMKRDPALEGMRLLQRGNRLSVMPVEPEHFARVLELAGS, from the coding sequence ATGGCAAGAGCGTGGCTCATCAAGAACGAGCCCGACTGCTACTCGTTCGACGACCTGTTGCGCGACGGCAAGGTGCAGTGGGACGGCGTGCGCAACTACCAGGCTCGGAACTACATGCGTGACGAGATGCGGCCGGGCGACCAGGTGCTCTACTACCACTCCTCCACCGCCGAGCCGGCGGTAGTGGGCCTCGCGGAGGTGGCGTCGGAGCCCTACCCCGACCCCACGCAGTTCGACCCCACCAGCGAGTACTACGACCCCAAGGCCACACCGGACAGCCCGCGCTGGCACCTCGTGGAGTTCAGGCCCGTGAGGCGTCTCCCGCGCCCCGTCACCCTGGCCGAGATGAAGCGCGACCCCGCCCTGGAGGGCATGCGCCTGCTTCAGCGCGGGAACCGCCTGAGCGTGATGCCCGTCGAGCCGGAGCACTTCGCCCGCGTGCTCGAGCTGGCGGGAAGCTGA